The Crocinitomicaceae bacterium genome includes a region encoding these proteins:
- a CDS encoding 2-oxoacid:acceptor oxidoreductase family protein, whose translation MSRENKKIIVAGVGGQGVVFLTNILVEAAMIDDIPVNVSEIHGLSQRGGVVTSGIGLGEHVTGFTGNANVDLLIGLEPLETQRCLLFLHKNSDVVFGNYRIAPYSVNAEVAEYPDVTILVNYLKEQCREVLFVEQYPNDLMAVHYNIYLLGRAVKMKNFPFSENTIEKAIEKTVSSYQLPKSLQAFRLAKDENIMTE comes from the coding sequence ATGAGCAGAGAAAATAAAAAAATAATTGTTGCCGGTGTAGGTGGACAGGGTGTCGTTTTTCTCACCAACATTCTGGTTGAAGCAGCAATGATTGATGACATACCGGTGAATGTAAGTGAAATTCACGGCTTGTCACAGCGCGGCGGCGTAGTCACTTCAGGTATCGGGCTGGGTGAACATGTCACCGGTTTTACAGGCAATGCCAACGTTGATTTGCTGATTGGACTTGAACCACTTGAAACGCAACGATGTCTTTTGTTTTTGCATAAAAACTCTGATGTAGTTTTTGGTAATTACCGCATTGCGCCTTATTCAGTAAATGCTGAAGTGGCAGAATATCCTGATGTAACTATTCTTGTAAATTATTTGAAAGAACAATGTCGTGAAGTACTTTTTGTTGAACAGTACCCGAATGATTTGATGGCCGTTCATTACAATATTTATTTGCTAGGGCGTGCTGTGAAGATGAAAAATTTTCCATTTAGTGAAAACACCATTGAAAAAGCAATTGAAAAAACCGTGAGCAGTTACCAGTTACCAAAATCACTGCAGGCATTCAGATTAGCAAAAGATGAAAATATAATGACAGAATAA
- a CDS encoding (2Fe-2S)-binding protein, translated as MKHTQHHIQFKLNGNNTELAVHASDTLLTVLRDRLELKGTKPGCHEGECGACTVLIDGAPVNSCLYLAVNANGKEVTTIEGLQHADGKLDPVQESLVNNGAVQCGFCTSGMAMAIKGLVNEYEHKHQVPGTRKFENPSRDEIKKWLEGNLCRCTGYVKIIDAAETLFRD; from the coding sequence ATGAAGCATACACAACACCACATTCAATTTAAACTGAATGGCAACAACACTGAATTAGCAGTACATGCATCAGACACCTTACTCACCGTTTTGCGTGATCGTTTAGAATTAAAAGGTACCAAACCCGGATGCCATGAAGGCGAATGCGGAGCCTGCACCGTGTTAATTGATGGAGCTCCGGTAAATTCATGCCTCTACCTGGCTGTGAATGCAAACGGAAAAGAAGTAACAACTATTGAAGGGCTGCAACATGCAGATGGCAAATTAGATCCCGTTCAAGAATCACTAGTGAATAACGGAGCAGTGCAATGTGGATTCTGCACCAGCGGAATGGCTATGGCAATCAAAGGTCTGGTTAATGAATATGAACACAAACATCAAGTGCCGGGCACACGCAAATTTGAAAATCCATCTCGTGATGAAATTAAAAAATGGTTAGAGGGAAATTTGTGCCGGTGCACGGGGTATGTGAAAATTATTGATGCGGCAGAAACGTTGTTTAGGGATTAG